A window from Ignavibacteriota bacterium encodes these proteins:
- a CDS encoding adenylosuccinate synthase yields MGVSIVVGSQWGDEGKGKVVDLLGSKVDIVVRYQGGANAGHTIKIGDKQYIFHLIPSGILHPNVICVIGNGVVIEPKALLDELEMLHQKGIDFEGRLFISHNAHLIMPYHKLIDSINEQGNSKIGTTGRGIGPCYIDKYARRGIRIADLLDKKELKIKIKKNLDEKNNLLKNIYHQEELNIDEIINECIEFDKKIDKYITDTAEYLNDAISKNKSILLEGAQGALLDVDHGTYPYVTSSNPTSGGACTGTGIPPTKITDIIGIVKAYTTRVGLGPFPTELFDEDGENLRKIGAEFGATTGRARRCGWFDAFLVNYSRKINGIERVVITKLDVLGHFDEIKVCTGYELNKKKLKYFPTSSAELNNVVPIYTTLKGWKSDISEIKNYDELPTEAKEYLTFISVQCGFEIKYISVGPKRSQTIEL; encoded by the coding sequence ATGGGTGTGTCAATTGTCGTTGGAAGTCAATGGGGTGATGAAGGAAAAGGAAAAGTTGTAGATTTACTAGGTTCAAAAGTTGATATAGTTGTTAGATATCAAGGCGGCGCAAATGCGGGACACACAATAAAAATTGGTGATAAACAATATATTTTCCATTTAATTCCATCCGGAATATTGCATCCAAATGTAATTTGTGTAATAGGAAACGGTGTTGTAATTGAACCAAAAGCTTTACTTGATGAATTGGAAATGCTGCATCAAAAAGGAATTGATTTTGAAGGAAGGTTATTTATAAGTCATAACGCACATTTAATTATGCCGTATCATAAATTAATTGATTCAATAAATGAACAAGGAAATTCCAAAATTGGAACAACCGGAAGAGGAATTGGTCCTTGCTACATTGATAAATATGCGAGAAGGGGAATTAGAATTGCAGATTTACTTGATAAAAAAGAATTGAAAATAAAAATCAAAAAAAATCTTGACGAAAAAAATAACTTGCTAAAAAATATTTATCATCAAGAAGAATTAAATATTGATGAAATAATTAATGAATGTATTGAATTCGATAAAAAAATTGATAAATATATTACTGATACTGCGGAATATTTGAATGATGCAATTTCAAAAAATAAATCAATTTTATTAGAAGGAGCTCAAGGAGCTTTACTTGATGTTGATCACGGAACTTATCCTTACGTAACTTCTTCAAATCCAACTTCCGGCGGAGCTTGTACCGGAACCGGAATTCCTCCAACAAAAATTACAGACATAATCGGAATTGTAAAAGCATACACAACACGAGTTGGTTTAGGTCCTTTCCCAACAGAATTATTTGATGAAGACGGTGAAAATTTACGCAAAATTGGTGCTGAATTTGGCGCAACAACCGGAAGAGCAAGGAGATGCGGTTGGTTTGATGCATTTCTTGTAAATTATTCAAGAAAGATAAATGGAATTGAAAGAGTTGTAATTACCAAACTTGATGTGCTTGGTCATTTTGATGAAATCAAAGTCTGCACCGGTTATGAACTAAACAAAAAAAAATTAAAATATTTTCCAACTTCATCTGCTGAATTGAATAATGTTGTTCCAATTTATACAACATTAAAAGGATGGAAATCAGATATTTCTGAAATCAAAAATTATGATGAACTTCCGACTGAAGCTAAAGAATATCTTACATTTATTTCAGTTCAGTGCGGTTTTGAAATCAAATATATTTCTGTTGGTCCTAAAAGATCACAAACTATTGAACTTTAA
- the ppk1 gene encoding polyphosphate kinase 1 gives MSKMSNDIFQKYYKAENFINRDLSWLEFNKRVLEEALNPKLPLLDKIKFISIFFTNLDEFYMIRVSALKEQIRANIITATIDGLTPFQELRAIDKEVNSLLNQISELWKNTIIPDLTQNNILISKLVDLPKNEQDALSQYFHNEIFPVLTPLAFDPGRPFPYISNLSLSFAVLISTSKKEKHFARVKIPNILPRLLRIDKILYPNQPKKNGKLSAKFVWIEDLIKENLHFLFPGINIECSHLFRITRNTDISIQEDEADDLLQVIEENIKQRKFGSVVRLEVEKDIPNFMIETFIENLNIKNTDIHFIDGPLGLSNIMELYNLPFHHLKETPHQPKPFINIDENENIFSLIRKGDILLHHPYDSFAPVIDFIKSASQDPDVLAIKQTLYRVGQDSPIVKYLIEAAERRKQVAVLVELKARFDEENNIFWARELEKAGVHVVYGLVGLKTHSKMTMVVRRESDGVKRYVHLGTGNYNASTAKLYTDLGLFTADKEICEDVSEVFNYLTGYSEKTEFKKLIVSPINTRNKIIGLISREIENVKNGGQGKIIFKFNSLVDNAIIAALYDASQNGVKIDLIIRGICCLKPQVKGLSENINVRSIIGRFLEHSRIYYFYNNGNNDIYLSSADLMQRNLDRRVETTFPIENKKIKENIFNNVLQVFLDDNTKARILDSNGEYFRISPAEGEEEISVQEILMKGNSLYSLK, from the coding sequence ATGAGTAAAATGTCGAATGATATTTTTCAAAAATATTACAAAGCCGAAAATTTTATAAACCGGGATTTAAGCTGGCTTGAGTTTAATAAGCGCGTTTTGGAAGAAGCTTTAAACCCCAAATTACCTTTGCTTGATAAAATAAAATTCATTTCAATATTTTTTACAAATCTTGATGAATTTTATATGATCAGAGTTTCTGCACTCAAAGAACAAATTAGAGCGAACATAATTACGGCAACAATAGATGGATTAACACCTTTCCAAGAATTACGTGCAATTGATAAAGAAGTTAATAGTTTGTTGAATCAAATTTCTGAACTATGGAAAAACACAATAATTCCAGATTTAACACAAAATAATATTTTGATTTCTAAATTAGTTGATCTGCCCAAAAATGAACAAGATGCACTAAGCCAATATTTTCATAATGAAATATTTCCAGTACTTACTCCACTTGCTTTTGATCCCGGAAGACCTTTTCCATATATATCAAACTTAAGTTTAAGTTTTGCAGTATTAATTTCTACATCAAAAAAAGAAAAACATTTTGCGCGGGTTAAAATTCCAAATATACTTCCGAGACTTTTAAGAATTGATAAAATTTTATATCCCAATCAGCCGAAAAAGAATGGTAAACTATCTGCAAAATTTGTTTGGATAGAAGATTTAATAAAAGAGAATTTACATTTTCTTTTCCCCGGAATTAATATTGAATGTTCTCATCTTTTTAGAATAACAAGAAATACCGATATCAGTATTCAAGAAGATGAAGCCGATGATTTGCTTCAAGTAATTGAAGAAAACATTAAGCAACGTAAATTCGGTTCGGTTGTTAGATTAGAGGTAGAAAAAGATATTCCAAATTTTATGATTGAAACATTTATTGAAAATTTAAATATCAAAAATACTGATATACATTTTATTGATGGTCCTTTGGGATTAAGCAACATTATGGAATTGTATAATCTTCCGTTTCATCATTTGAAAGAAACTCCGCACCAGCCAAAACCATTTATAAATATTGATGAAAATGAAAACATATTTTCACTTATTAGAAAAGGTGATATTTTACTTCATCATCCGTATGATTCATTTGCTCCGGTTATTGATTTTATTAAATCAGCATCGCAAGATCCGGATGTTTTAGCAATTAAACAAACTTTGTATAGAGTAGGACAAGATTCCCCAATTGTAAAATATTTAATTGAAGCTGCTGAACGCAGAAAACAAGTTGCAGTTTTAGTTGAATTAAAAGCAAGATTTGACGAAGAAAATAATATTTTTTGGGCTAGAGAACTTGAGAAAGCCGGAGTTCATGTTGTTTATGGTTTGGTTGGGTTAAAAACTCATTCAAAAATGACAATGGTTGTAAGACGTGAAAGTGACGGTGTTAAAAGATATGTACATTTAGGAACTGGAAATTATAATGCATCAACTGCAAAATTATATACCGATCTTGGTTTATTTACAGCCGATAAAGAAATTTGCGAAGATGTTTCCGAAGTATTTAATTATTTGACTGGATACTCTGAAAAAACTGAATTTAAAAAATTAATTGTATCACCAATAAATACAAGAAATAAAATAATTGGTTTAATTAGTCGAGAAATTGAAAATGTTAAAAATGGCGGCCAAGGAAAAATAATATTTAAATTTAATTCTCTTGTAGATAACGCAATAATTGCTGCACTTTATGATGCATCTCAGAATGGTGTTAAAATTGATTTGATTATTAGAGGTATTTGCTGCTTAAAACCTCAAGTAAAAGGACTTAGTGAAAATATTAATGTTAGAAGTATAATTGGAAGATTTTTAGAACATTCAAGAATATATTATTTCTACAATAATGGTAATAATGATATTTATTTAAGTAGCGCCGATTTAATGCAGAGAAATTTAGATAGACGCGTTGAAACAACCTTCCCTATTGAAAATAAAAAGATTAAGGAAAATATTTTTAATAATGTTCTGCAAGTTTTTCTTGATGATAATACGAAAGCAAGAATTTTAGATTCAAATGGTGAATATTTTAGAATTTCTCCAGCTGAAGGTGAAGAAGAAATTTCTGTTCAAGAAATTTTAATGAAAGGTAATTCTCTATATTCGTTAAAATAA
- a CDS encoding HAMP domain-containing histidine kinase — MNFKLVLLVIALSITAGTFYYTQSLVNELQKREIQVAELYANTLEFIANPNSDNNADLTFIFENIIKRINFPLILTDTSGIPISGSQGAGIKNIEIDSNLTQPEIDAFLINKVKELATVHNPINVSFKDLDGKEKVFNKIYFGNSVLIQKLKYYPFLQVLFAILFLTISYISFSYVKKTEQSNIWVGMAKEIAHQLGTPISSLMGWVELLELKYQKPEEVVNVANEMQSDLTRLDKITNRFSKIGSKPVLKKNDLNEVINSVLKYFEKRIPQTGKEVELIYLNQKSIFLNLNASLFEWVIENLIKNSIDAIGSKKGKILVSVEEKESTIEIEVSDNGKGINPKNRKDIFKPGYSTKSRGWGLGLSLSKRIIEDYHKGKLLLKSSIPNEGTTFLLILYKKFIKVQE, encoded by the coding sequence ATGAATTTTAAACTTGTTTTACTTGTAATTGCTTTGTCAATTACTGCAGGAACATTTTATTACACACAATCTCTTGTAAACGAATTACAAAAACGAGAAATTCAAGTAGCAGAACTTTATGCAAATACTCTTGAATTTATTGCCAATCCAAATTCTGATAATAATGCTGATTTAACTTTCATTTTTGAAAATATAATTAAGAGAATAAATTTTCCATTAATTTTGACTGATACAAGTGGTATTCCAATAAGCGGAAGTCAAGGTGCTGGAATTAAAAATATTGAAATAGATTCAAACCTAACACAACCAGAAATTGATGCCTTTTTAATAAACAAAGTAAAAGAATTAGCAACTGTGCATAACCCAATAAATGTTTCTTTTAAAGATTTAGACGGAAAAGAAAAAGTATTTAATAAAATTTATTTTGGGAATTCTGTTTTAATTCAAAAGTTGAAATATTATCCTTTTCTTCAAGTTTTATTTGCAATTTTGTTTTTAACAATTTCCTACATTAGTTTTAGTTATGTTAAAAAAACTGAGCAAAGTAATATTTGGGTTGGAATGGCAAAAGAAATTGCTCATCAATTGGGAACTCCAATTTCAAGCTTAATGGGCTGGGTGGAATTACTCGAATTAAAATATCAAAAACCGGAAGAAGTTGTAAATGTTGCAAATGAAATGCAAAGCGATTTAACTCGTTTAGATAAAATTACAAATAGGTTTTCTAAAATTGGTTCAAAACCGGTTCTCAAAAAAAATGATTTAAATGAAGTAATAAATTCGGTATTAAAATATTTTGAAAAAAGAATTCCACAAACCGGCAAAGAAGTAGAGTTAATATATTTAAATCAGAAATCTATTTTCTTAAATTTAAATGCTTCACTTTTTGAATGGGTGATTGAAAATTTAATTAAAAATTCTATAGATGCAATTGGGAGCAAAAAAGGTAAAATTTTAGTTTCCGTTGAAGAAAAAGAAAGCACTATTGAAATTGAAGTCTCAGATAACGGTAAAGGAATAAATCCCAAAAACAGAAAAGATATTTTCAAACCTGGTTACAGTACAAAAAGCAGAGGTTGGGGTTTGGGATTAAGTTTATCAAAAAGAATAATTGAAGATTATCACAAGGGAAAACTTTTATTAAAATCTTCAATTCCTAACGAGGGAACAACTTTTTTACTAATTTTATATAAAAAATTTATTAAGGTTCAAGAATAA
- a CDS encoding STAS domain-containing protein yields the protein MRIKTSEKYSAVVIELKGNVIGGPEAEEFSKLLHSYLDEDKKNVVVDLSSVKFMNSSGLGMLISGFTTMKNGGGSLKLARATEKINSLLVITKLITIFDNFDSVDEAVKSF from the coding sequence ATGAGAATAAAAACTTCTGAAAAATATTCAGCAGTTGTAATTGAACTTAAAGGAAACGTTATTGGCGGTCCTGAAGCTGAAGAATTTAGCAAACTTTTGCATAGTTATTTAGATGAAGATAAAAAAAATGTTGTTGTTGATTTAAGCAGTGTAAAATTCATGAACAGTTCCGGTTTGGGAATGTTAATAAGTGGTTTTACAACAATGAAGAACGGCGGCGGTTCACTTAAACTTGCAAGAGCAACAGAAAAAATTAATAGTCTGCTTGTTATAACAAAATTAATAACAATATTTGATAATTTTGATTCTGTTGATGAAGCAGTAAAAAGTTTCTAA
- a CDS encoding metal-dependent transcriptional regulator — translation MIINPIISLILFLVLIIILIAIFYPQKGIFAKYKKLKISSQKVQLEDALKHIFDYEYQNLKPTINSIAGNLEISTDATSKIVTKLKKFNLIDINENGISLTNSGKNYALRIIRVHRLWESYLADEIGIKESDWHDQAELIEHSMTPEEADILSAKIGNPKFDPHGDPIPTNDGILPEKKGISLNEISVNSTIKILHIEDEPKSIYLNLVEEKLFPGKVIKVVNKSSKKITILINGEEKNISPLLAQNVHVELVDQNEFIEEIQKDLLSLKVGDTGEILQILPECRGQQRRRLLDFGIVPGAKISVLMKSPLNDPIAFVVKDTIVALRKDQAKQVILKKVG, via the coding sequence ATGATTATTAATCCAATAATATCTTTGATATTATTTTTAGTTCTTATAATAATATTGATTGCAATTTTTTATCCGCAAAAAGGAATTTTTGCAAAGTATAAAAAATTGAAAATTTCCAGTCAAAAAGTTCAACTTGAAGATGCATTAAAACACATTTTTGATTATGAATACCAAAATTTAAAACCAACTATAAATAGCATTGCCGGAAATCTTGAAATTTCAACAGATGCAACTTCTAAAATTGTAACAAAGTTAAAAAAGTTTAATTTAATCGATATTAATGAAAATGGAATTTCGCTTACGAACTCTGGAAAAAATTATGCTTTGAGGATTATAAGAGTTCATAGATTATGGGAAAGTTATTTAGCAGATGAAATTGGAATTAAAGAATCAGATTGGCATGATCAAGCTGAATTAATTGAACATTCCATGACTCCGGAAGAAGCTGATATTTTATCGGCAAAAATTGGGAATCCTAAATTTGATCCGCATGGCGATCCAATTCCTACCAACGATGGAATTTTACCGGAGAAAAAGGGAATATCATTAAATGAAATTTCAGTTAACTCAACAATAAAAATTCTTCATATTGAAGATGAACCGAAATCAATTTACTTAAATCTTGTTGAAGAAAAACTGTTTCCCGGAAAAGTTATAAAAGTTGTAAATAAATCATCAAAAAAAATTACAATTCTTATTAATGGAGAAGAAAAAAACATTTCTCCATTATTAGCACAAAATGTTCACGTTGAATTAGTTGACCAAAATGAATTTATTGAAGAAATTCAAAAAGATTTATTAAGCTTAAAAGTAGGTGATACTGGAGAAATTTTACAAATTCTTCCGGAGTGCAGAGGTCAACAACGAAGAAGATTATTAGATTTTGGAATTGTTCCCGGAGCAAAAATTTCTGTTCTGATGAAAAGTCCATTAAATGATCCAATTGCATTTGTTGTAAAAGATACAATTGTTGCATTAAGAAAAGATCAAGCAAAACAAGTAATACTCAAGAAAGTTGGTTAG
- a CDS encoding ferrous iron transporter B, giving the protein MNKLDNSFTDKNIELLSFADSLRWDLKENLHDSITESIFKDASLIASKSITNEKSNLRTNWEISLDKIVTSRMLGFPIMFFLLAIVFWLTIQGANYPSSLIAEFLIDKIHPILKTFSASIGIPFFIDGLLIDGAYLAMAWVISVMLPPMAIFFPLFTLLEDFGYLPRVAFNMDKLFQKAGAHGKQALTMSMGFGCNAAGVIAARVIDSPRERLIAIITNNFSLCNGRWPTQILIASIFIGGLVPPNLASLASASAVVGIALLGIFLSLVTSWALSKSVLKGEASAFSLELPPYRPPRILQTLYTSLIDRTVFVLWRAIVFAVPAGIVIWLVANININEISLAKYFIDFTDPFALFIGLNGVIILAYVIAIPANEIVIPTILMLTVLSAGITDAGAGSGVMFELDSVNETGEILKAGGWSLLTGINLMLFSLLHNPCSTTIYTIYKETGSLKWTIFSTLFPIILGLSVCFLVAQVYRLF; this is encoded by the coding sequence ATGAATAAATTAGATAATTCTTTTACAGATAAAAATATTGAATTATTAAGTTTTGCTGATTCTTTGCGTTGGGATTTGAAAGAAAATCTTCATGATTCAATTACTGAATCAATTTTCAAAGATGCAAGTTTAATTGCATCTAAATCCATCACAAATGAGAAAAGTAATTTAAGAACCAATTGGGAAATTTCTTTAGATAAAATTGTTACAAGCAGAATGCTTGGTTTTCCGATAATGTTTTTTTTGTTAGCAATAGTTTTCTGGCTTACAATTCAAGGTGCAAATTATCCATCAAGTTTAATTGCAGAATTCTTAATTGATAAAATTCACCCAATATTAAAAACATTTTCTGCATCAATTGGAATACCATTTTTTATTGATGGACTTTTAATAGATGGCGCATATTTAGCTATGGCTTGGGTTATAAGCGTTATGCTTCCTCCAATGGCAATATTTTTTCCGCTTTTTACTTTGTTAGAAGATTTTGGTTATTTACCAAGAGTTGCATTCAATATGGATAAATTATTTCAAAAAGCCGGAGCTCATGGTAAACAAGCTCTAACAATGAGTATGGGATTTGGCTGTAACGCTGCTGGAGTAATTGCTGCAAGAGTAATTGATAGTCCGAGAGAAAGACTAATTGCAATTATTACAAATAATTTTTCATTATGCAACGGAAGATGGCCCACACAAATTTTAATTGCATCAATTTTTATTGGGGGGTTGGTACCGCCAAATTTAGCAAGTTTAGCTTCAGCATCGGCAGTAGTTGGTATTGCGCTTTTAGGAATATTTTTAAGTTTAGTTACATCTTGGGCACTTTCAAAATCTGTATTAAAAGGTGAGGCTTCAGCATTTAGTTTAGAACTTCCGCCATACAGACCGCCTAGAATTTTACAGACTCTTTACACATCTTTAATTGATAGAACAGTTTTTGTTTTATGGCGTGCAATTGTTTTTGCTGTTCCGGCGGGGATTGTAATTTGGTTAGTTGCAAATATTAACATCAATGAAATTTCTTTAGCAAAATATTTTATTGATTTTACAGATCCCTTTGCACTATTTATTGGGTTGAACGGAGTAATTATTCTTGCTTACGTTATTGCAATTCCGGCAAATGAAATTGTAATTCCAACTATTTTAATGTTAACGGTATTAAGTGCGGGAATTACTGATGCTGGAGCCGGTTCCGGAGTTATGTTTGAATTGGATTCCGTAAATGAAACTGGAGAAATTTTAAAAGCCGGAGGTTGGTCACTTTTAACTGGAATTAATTTAATGCTTTTCAGTCTTTTGCATAATCCGTGCTCAACAACTATTTATACTATTTATAAGGAAACGGGAAGTTTAAAGTGGACAATATTTTCTACATTATTTCCGATAATTTTGGGATTATCAGTTTGTTTTTTAGTTGCTCAAGTTTATAGATTATTTTAG
- a CDS encoding 50S ribosome-binding GTPase — MINQNSDCVNCPAHNLQNLVKLGVDMQGFNYVVALAGNPNTGKSTIFNNLTGLRQHTGNWPGKTVTRAEGGFEFRNNKFKIVDLPGTYSLLSTSSDEEIARNFILFAQPDVTIIVVDSTKLERNLNLVLQILEITNRAILCLNIIDEAQRKKIIINQRELSKQLGIPVVSTSARSKFGMDNLLEYIHQVAKGEYVCNPHRIKGYSKRINKIIDQLSEKIKNVFPDLPNVRWVAIRLLEGDQTIIDAVKSGEIGKIGKISPVQLGEAV, encoded by the coding sequence ATGATAAATCAAAATAGTGATTGTGTAAACTGTCCGGCTCATAATTTACAAAATCTTGTAAAACTTGGTGTTGATATGCAAGGCTTTAATTATGTAGTTGCGTTAGCCGGAAATCCAAATACTGGAAAAAGTACAATATTTAATAACCTTACTGGTTTACGTCAACACACTGGAAATTGGCCCGGAAAAACTGTTACTCGTGCAGAAGGTGGATTTGAATTCAGAAACAATAAATTTAAAATTGTTGATTTGCCTGGAACATATTCACTTTTATCAACAAGTTCAGATGAAGAAATTGCGCGAAATTTTATTTTGTTTGCACAGCCGGATGTTACAATTATTGTTGTTGATTCCACAAAACTTGAACGAAATTTGAATTTGGTTCTTCAAATTTTAGAAATTACAAACAGAGCAATTCTTTGCCTAAATATAATAGATGAAGCTCAAAGGAAAAAAATTATAATCAATCAGCGTGAATTATCAAAACAGCTGGGAATTCCAGTTGTATCAACATCTGCAAGAAGTAAATTTGGAATGGATAATTTACTGGAATATATTCATCAAGTTGCAAAAGGTGAATATGTTTGTAATCCGCATAGAATTAAAGGATACTCAAAAAGAATAAATAAAATTATTGATCAACTTAGTGAAAAGATAAAAAATGTTTTTCCTGATTTACCAAATGTAAGATGGGTTGCAATAAGATTGCTAGAAGGTGACCAAACAATTATTGATGCAGTAAAATCCGGTGAAATTGGAAAAATTGGAAAAATTTCTCCGGTTCAATTAGGGGAAGCAGTATGA
- a CDS encoding dCMP deaminase: protein MSDNRPSWDEYFLKLAMLVSERATCPRMHCGCVLVRNKRILSTGYNGSIPGDAHCEDDGCMIVDNHCVRTIHAEMNAIIQCSIHGVSTLGATAYITNMPCTNCSKALIAAGIKEIVIFSDYHDTKAEEFFKIANVEIRRLEIPKNSINYDLKNYSSAKEIKKDE, encoded by the coding sequence ATGAGCGACAATAGACCGTCTTGGGATGAATATTTTTTAAAACTTGCAATGCTCGTTTCGGAAAGAGCTACATGTCCAAGGATGCATTGCGGATGTGTTTTAGTTAGAAATAAAAGAATTCTATCAACCGGTTACAACGGCTCAATTCCCGGAGATGCACATTGTGAAGATGACGGATGTATGATTGTGGATAATCATTGTGTTAGAACAATTCATGCAGAAATGAATGCAATAATTCAATGTTCAATTCACGGAGTAAGCACGCTTGGCGCAACTGCATATATTACAAATATGCCTTGTACAAACTGTTCAAAAGCTTTAATTGCAGCGGGAATTAAGGAAATTGTTATTTTTTCCGATTATCATGATACAAAAGCTGAAGAATTCTTTAAAATTGCAAATGTTGAAATTAGACGATTGGAAATTCCGAAAAATTCTATTAATTATGATTTGAAAAATTATTCTTCCGCAAAGGAAATTAAGAAAGATGAGTAA